One genomic region from Parasteatoda tepidariorum isolate YZ-2023 unplaced genomic scaffold, CAS_Ptep_4.0 HiC_scaffold_65, whole genome shotgun sequence encodes:
- the LOC107439553 gene encoding cuticle protein 14-like, translating into MFRKHPVYIFRLECQESFGIQENGNNMRVLLLVSMCVVFAVAQEIVIPVGINGNDTVTFIRNRDAFGNYDEGYNENQLTGGASFYREKGYANGTRTGSYGYTTRNGLIRIVTYIADKDGYRAEVLTNEPGVGTQQPSNVTITKETEPDPSALTPGSSVSNNEVAYMVAASDVVRNYVVLPNSRRFSTR; encoded by the exons ATGTTCCGGAAACATCCTGTTTATATTTTTCGTCTGGAATGCCAAGAATCGTTTGGAATTCAAGAAAACGGCAATAACATGAGG gTTTTATTACTGGTTTCAATGTGTGTTGTGTTTGCTGTGGCTCAAGAAATTGTCATACCTGTTGGGATTAATGGCAACGACACTGTCACATTTATTAGAAACAGAGAT GCATTTGGCAATTACGATGAAGGATATAACGAAAATCAGCTAACGGGAGGTGCCTCTTTTTACAGAGAAAAAGGTTACGCAAACGGAACCAGAACCGGTTCCTATGGGTACACAACCAGAAATGGTCTCATAAGAATTGTGACATACATTGCCGATAAGGATGGTTACAGAGCTGAAGTCCTGACCAACGAACCTGGAGTAGGGACCCAACAACCTTCTAATGTGACAATCACAAAAGAAACGGAACCAGATCCATCTGCACTGACTCCCGGTTCATCTGTTTCGAATAATGAAGTTGCATATATGGTGGCGGCGAGTGATGTAGTAAGAAATTATGTTGTTTTGCCTAACAGTCGCAGATTCTCAACTCGTTGA